ATGCTGAGGGTTCCGGTTCTGTCAACACCACCTTCAGCCAAGAtgatgctgagggatctggttctGTCAACACCACCTTCAGTCAGGATGATGCTGAGGGTTCCGGTTCTGTCAACACCACCTTCAGTCAGGATGATGCTGAGGGATCCGGTTCTATCAACAACACCTTCAGCCAGAACTATGCTGAGGGTTCTGGTTCTGTCAACACCACCTTCAGCCAAGATAATGCTGAGGGTTCTGGTTCTGTCAACACCACCTTCAGCCAAGATAATGCTGAGAAAACCGGTTCTGTCAACACCACCTTCAGTCAGGATGATGCTGAGGGATCCGGTTCTATCAACAACACCTTCAGCCAGGATGATGCTGAGGTATCTGGTTCTGTCAACGCCACCTTCAGCCAGAACTATGCTGAGGGATCCGGTTCTGTCAACGCCACCTTCAGCCAGAACTATGCTGAGGgttccagttctgtcaacaccaCCTTCAGTCAGGATGATGCTGAGGGTTCCGGATCTGTCAACACCACCTTCAGCCAGAACTATGCTGAGGGTTCCGGTTCTGTCAACACCACCTTCAGCCAAGATGATGCTGAGGGTTCCGGTTCTGTCAACACCACCTTCAGCCGGGATGATGCTGAGGGTTCCGGATCTGTCAACACCACCTTCAGCCAGGATGATGCTGAGGGTTCCGGTTCTGTCAACACCACCTTCAGCCAGAACTATGCTGAGGGATCCGGTTCTGTCAACGCCACCTTCAGCCAGAACTATGCTGAGGGTTCCGGTTCTGTCAACACCACCTTCAGCCAAGAtgatgctgagggatctggttctGTCAACATCACCTTCAGTCAGGATGATGCTGAGGGTTCCGGTTCTGTCAACACCACCTTCAGCCAGGAGGATCCTGAGGGATCCGGTTCTGTCAACACCACCTTCAGCCAGGATGATGCTGAGGGATCCGGTTCTGTCAACACCACCTTCAGCCAGGAtgatgctgagggatctggttctGTCAATGCCACCTTCAGCCAGAACTATGCTGAGGGATCCGGTTCTGTCAACGCCACCTTCAGCCAGAACTATGCTGAGGgttccagttctgtcaacaccaCCTTCAGCCAGGATGATGCTGAGGGTTCTGGTTCTGTCAACACCACCTTCAGCCAAGATGATGCTGAGGAATCTGGTTCTGTCAACACCACCTTCAGCC
This region of Pseudorasbora parva isolate DD20220531a chromosome 6, ASM2467924v1, whole genome shotgun sequence genomic DNA includes:
- the LOC137079124 gene encoding dentin sialophosphoprotein-like: MSYPSELVLHYDGSNARHVRFLQNTGICCPGFRSIQQSWENHSSVNQDLGLSPQVSVIKDSCPKFGIVSAGTAQAMFNFIVYISFGRENATKDDAEGSGSVNTTFSQDDAEGSGSVNTTFSQDDAEGSGSVNATFSQNYAEGSGSNNAEGSGSVNATFSQNYAEGSGSVNTTFSQDDAEGSGSVNTTFSQDDAEGSGSVNTTFSQDDAEGSGSVNTTFSQDDAEGSGSINNTFSQNYAEGSGSVNTTFSQDNAEGSGSVNTTFSQDNAEKTGSVNTTFSQDDAEGSGSINNTFSQDDAEVSGSVNATFSQNYAEGSGSVNATFSQNYAEGSSSVNTTFSQDDAEGSGSVNTTFSQNYAEGSGSVNTTFSQDDAEGSGSVNTTFSRDDAEGSGSVNTTFSQDDAEGSGSVNTTFSQNYAEGSGSVNATFSQNYAEGSGSVNTTFSQDDAEGSGSVNITFSQDDAEGSGSVNTTFSQEDPEGSGSVNTTFSQDDAEGSGSVNTTFSQDDAEGSGSVNATFSQNYAEGSGSVNATFSQNYAEGSSSVNTTFSQDDAEGSGSVNTTFSQDDAEESGSVNTTFSQNYAEGSGSVNTTFSQNYAEGSGSVNTTFSQDDTEGSGSVNTTFSQDDAEGSGSVNATFSQNYAEGSGSVNATFSQNYAEGSSSVNTTFSQDDAEGSGSVNTTFSQDDAEESGSVNTTFSQNYAEGSGSVNTTFSQNNAEGSGSVNTTFSQDDAEGSGCVNTTSSQDDAEGAGCVNTTFSQDDAEGSGSVNTTFSLMMLSCFNNLSGACLLGFVGCC